A single Anopheles maculipalpis chromosome 3RL, idAnoMacuDA_375_x, whole genome shotgun sequence DNA region contains:
- the LOC126564848 gene encoding MAGE-like protein 2: protein MKFFICLSALLLVSANAESEQKKSAADSKAAVPLEKKLDKRGLLSLGYGYGINGLDVGYIGGGHLGGAYHEAHDHHYGHGVYLGGHTDVTKTVTLVKGVPVPYTVEKHVPYTVEKHVPYPVKVPVPQPYEVVKHVPVHVKEYVKVPVHVPQPYPVEKKVPYPVHVPVDRPYPVKVYVPQPYEVTKHVPYPVKVPVPQPYEVTKHVPVPVKVEVPVPVPYTVEKKVPVPVKVPVDRPYPVHVPAPYPVEVEKPVPYTVEKPVPYEVKVPVDRPYPVPVEKPVPYPVKVPVPKPYYVEKHVPYTVEKPVPYPVKVPIDRPYPVTVEKHIPVEKPVPVPVKVPVAVPVPVHHDHHHHHLEHVHEPHHHHHDVSYTSFSGYGHDYSYHH, encoded by the exons ATGAAGTTTTTT ATCTGTCTGTCGGCGCTTTTGTTGGTTTCGGCAAATGCCGAATCAGAGCAGAAGAAGTCCGCAGCCGATAGCAAGGCCGCCGTCCCGCTCGAGAAGAAGCTTGACAAACGTGGCCTGCTAAGCCTCGGCTATGGCTACGGCATTAATGGGCTAGACGTGGGCTACATCGGTGGTGGCCATCTTGGTGGTGCGTATCATGAGGCACACGATCATCACTACGGGCACGGTGTGTACCTAGGTGGACATACCGACGTTACCAAAACGGTAACGCTCGTCAAGGGTGTCCCAGTCCCGTACACCGTCGAGAAGCACGTTCCGTACACGGTTGAGAAGCATGTCCCGTACCCGGTAAAGGTGCCGGTTCCACAGCCCTACGAAGTAGTAAAACACGTCCCGGTTCACGTAAAGGAATACGTTAAGGTTCCGGTCCATGTGCCACAGCCTTACCCGGTTGAGAAGAAGGTACCCTACCCGGTGCACGTTCCGGTCGATCGTCCCTACCCCGTCAAGGTGTATGTGCCACAGCCGTACGAAGTGACCAAGCATGTGCCGTACCCGGTTAAGGTGCCAGTCCCACAGCCGTACGAAGTTACCAAGCATGTGCCAGTGCCGGTAAAGGTGGAGGTTCCAGTCCCTGTGCCGTACACCGTTGAGAAGAAGGTCCCGGTCCCGGTGAAGGTGCCGGTCGATCGTCCTTATCCCGTCCATGTGCCAGCTCCGTACCCAGTTGAGGTGGAGAAACCTGTCCCGTACACGGTGGAGAAGCCTGTCCCGTATGAGGTAAAGGTGCCCGTCGATCGTCCGTACCCAGTGCCAGTGGAGAAGCCCGTCCCATACCCAGTCAAGGTACCGGTCCCGAAGCCGTACTACGTCGAGAAGCATGTTCCGTACACGGTTGAGAAGCCAGTCCCGTACCCGGTCAAGGTTCCGATCGACCGTCCGTACCCCGTTACGGTTGAGAAGCACATCCCAGTCGAGAAGCCTGTCCCGGTGCCGGTGAAGGTACCGGTGGCCGTGCCTGTCCCCGTACATCAcgaccatcaccatcaccatctgGAGCATGTGCACGAAccgcatcaccatcatcacgatGTGAGCTACACTAGCTTCAGCGGTTACGGACACGATTACAGCTATCACCATTAA